Proteins from a genomic interval of Actinomycetota bacterium:
- a CDS encoding helix-turn-helix domain-containing protein: MITVEVDQVLVESRLAAGGVSCPTCRGVLAPWGWARPRGVRGVGELRPRRARCSSCLITHVLLPVTVLLRRADAAAVIWAALVARAAGRGHRTIAFLLGVPASTVRGWLRRMRTRLASVRVHFTVVARRAGVDQSAPTGTGSAWRDVVAAVGAAWVAVTARFGPGGLVGAVTVGQVAAASSGGRLLAPGWPASTGPC; the protein is encoded by the coding sequence TTGATCACGGTAGAGGTGGATCAGGTTCTGGTCGAGTCCCGGTTGGCGGCAGGTGGGGTGTCCTGCCCGACATGCCGGGGCGTGCTCGCGCCGTGGGGGTGGGCCCGGCCGCGTGGGGTTCGTGGCGTCGGTGAGCTGCGGCCCCGGCGGGCCCGCTGTTCGTCGTGCCTGATCACGCACGTGTTGCTGCCGGTCACGGTGCTGCTGCGGCGGGCCGACGCGGCCGCGGTGATCTGGGCCGCTCTGGTGGCGCGGGCGGCCGGGCGGGGGCACCGCACGATCGCCTTCCTGCTGGGGGTGCCGGCGTCCACGGTGCGGGGGTGGCTGCGCCGGATGCGCACCCGGTTGGCGTCGGTGCGGGTGCATTTCACGGTGGTCGCCCGCCGGGCCGGCGTCGACCAGAGCGCTCCGACCGGCACGGGCAGCGCCTGGAGGGACGTGGTGGCCGCGGTCGGCGCGGCCTGGGTGGCGGTCACGGCCCGGTTCGGGCCGGGTGGGTTGGTCGGCGCGGTGACGGTCGGGCAGGTCGCTGCCGCGTCGTCGGGTGGTCGGCTCCTTGCCCCGGGCTGGCCGGCGTCGACCGGTCCTTGTTGA